One Xiphophorus hellerii strain 12219 chromosome 1, Xiphophorus_hellerii-4.1, whole genome shotgun sequence DNA segment encodes these proteins:
- the ttpal gene encoding alpha-tocopherol transfer protein-like isoform X1 has translation MGEPRLQNPEKKDFVPTDSLSQSMADQHESISLSPPQADRATSAGHSWFPGPPPPMYSCTLTPELVAKAREELQEKPEWRLRDVQALRDMILKEHPNLRTRLDDAFLLRFLRARKFDYDRALQLLLNYHAGRKTWPEVFQDLKPSTVKHVLDLGFLTVLPRPDPNGRYILFLRPGKWKPNDYPFVDNVRALYLTLEKLIQPEETQVNGLVILADYTGVGMSQASNPGPFLAKKIVSILQDGFPIRIKAVNIINEPRIFKGIFAIIKPFLKEKMAERYVLHGSDLRSLHRNIPPSVLPEEYGGTAGRLDMSAWSRLLLDCEEEFVVEFCQPDPLEGVVLPDSMLCEGEQAGGREEDGFRALRSQLYYCY, from the exons ATGGGAGAACCCCGTTTACAAAACCcggaaaaaaaggattttgtaCCGACAG ATTCTCTCAGTCAGTCCATGGCCGATCAGCATGAGTCCATCAGCCTCAGTCCTCCCCAGGCGGACCGTGCAACATCTGCAGGACACAGCTGGTTCCCTGGCCCACCTCCACCCATGTATTCCTGCACCTTGACCCCTGAACTGGTGGCCAAAGCACGGGAAGAGCTCCAGGAGAAGCCCGAGTGGCGCCTACGAGATGTCCAAGCACTGAGAGACATGATTCTTAAG gaACATCCCAATCTCAGAACTCGACTGGACGACGCCTTCCTCCTGCGCTTCCTGCGGGCCAGGAAGTTCGACTACGACCgcgctctgcagctgctgctgaattATCACGCGGGCCGTAAAACCTGGCCGGAGGTCTTCCAGGACCTGAAGCCATCCACGGTCAAACATGTGCTGGACCTGGGCTTCCTCACGGTCCTGCCGAGGCCCGATCCCAACGGCAGATACATCCTCTTCCTCCGGCCAG GAAAATGGAAGCCAAACGACTATCCGTTTGTGGACAACGTGCGGGCCCTTTATCTGACTCTGGAGAAGCTGATCCAGCCGGAGGAAACGCAGGTGAACGGGTTGGTCATCCTAGCCGACTACACTGGGGTGGGAATGTCACAAGCCTCCAATCCAGGTCCCTTTCTTGCCAAAAAAATTGTGAGCATCCTCCAG GATGGCTTTCCCATCAGAATTAAGGCCGTTAACATAATTAACGAGCCCCGGATTTTCAAAGGCATCTTCGCTATAATCAAGCCTTTCCTGAAGGAGAAAATGGCAGAGAGG TACGTCCTGCACGGCTCGGACCTGCGCTCTCTGCACCGGAACATCCCGCCGTCGGTTCTGCCAGAGGAATACGGCGGCACCGCCGGCCGGCTGGACATGAGCGCCTGGTCGAGGCTGCTGCTGGACTGCGAGGAGGAGTTTGTGGTGGAGTTCTGCCAGCCGGATCCACTAGAGGGCGTGGTGCTCCCAGACTCCATGCTGTGTGAAGGGGAGCAGGCAGGAGGCCGGGAGGAGGACGGCTTCAGGGCGTTGCGCTCTCAACTTTACTACTGCTACTGA
- the ttpal gene encoding alpha-tocopherol transfer protein-like isoform X2: protein MADQHESISLSPPQADRATSAGHSWFPGPPPPMYSCTLTPELVAKAREELQEKPEWRLRDVQALRDMILKEHPNLRTRLDDAFLLRFLRARKFDYDRALQLLLNYHAGRKTWPEVFQDLKPSTVKHVLDLGFLTVLPRPDPNGRYILFLRPGKWKPNDYPFVDNVRALYLTLEKLIQPEETQVNGLVILADYTGVGMSQASNPGPFLAKKIVSILQDGFPIRIKAVNIINEPRIFKGIFAIIKPFLKEKMAERYVLHGSDLRSLHRNIPPSVLPEEYGGTAGRLDMSAWSRLLLDCEEEFVVEFCQPDPLEGVVLPDSMLCEGEQAGGREEDGFRALRSQLYYCY from the exons ATGGCCGATCAGCATGAGTCCATCAGCCTCAGTCCTCCCCAGGCGGACCGTGCAACATCTGCAGGACACAGCTGGTTCCCTGGCCCACCTCCACCCATGTATTCCTGCACCTTGACCCCTGAACTGGTGGCCAAAGCACGGGAAGAGCTCCAGGAGAAGCCCGAGTGGCGCCTACGAGATGTCCAAGCACTGAGAGACATGATTCTTAAG gaACATCCCAATCTCAGAACTCGACTGGACGACGCCTTCCTCCTGCGCTTCCTGCGGGCCAGGAAGTTCGACTACGACCgcgctctgcagctgctgctgaattATCACGCGGGCCGTAAAACCTGGCCGGAGGTCTTCCAGGACCTGAAGCCATCCACGGTCAAACATGTGCTGGACCTGGGCTTCCTCACGGTCCTGCCGAGGCCCGATCCCAACGGCAGATACATCCTCTTCCTCCGGCCAG GAAAATGGAAGCCAAACGACTATCCGTTTGTGGACAACGTGCGGGCCCTTTATCTGACTCTGGAGAAGCTGATCCAGCCGGAGGAAACGCAGGTGAACGGGTTGGTCATCCTAGCCGACTACACTGGGGTGGGAATGTCACAAGCCTCCAATCCAGGTCCCTTTCTTGCCAAAAAAATTGTGAGCATCCTCCAG GATGGCTTTCCCATCAGAATTAAGGCCGTTAACATAATTAACGAGCCCCGGATTTTCAAAGGCATCTTCGCTATAATCAAGCCTTTCCTGAAGGAGAAAATGGCAGAGAGG TACGTCCTGCACGGCTCGGACCTGCGCTCTCTGCACCGGAACATCCCGCCGTCGGTTCTGCCAGAGGAATACGGCGGCACCGCCGGCCGGCTGGACATGAGCGCCTGGTCGAGGCTGCTGCTGGACTGCGAGGAGGAGTTTGTGGTGGAGTTCTGCCAGCCGGATCCACTAGAGGGCGTGGTGCTCCCAGACTCCATGCTGTGTGAAGGGGAGCAGGCAGGAGGCCGGGAGGAGGACGGCTTCAGGGCGTTGCGCTCTCAACTTTACTACTGCTACTGA